From the genome of Bombus huntii isolate Logan2020A chromosome 14, iyBomHunt1.1, whole genome shotgun sequence, one region includes:
- the LOC126873074 gene encoding uncharacterized protein LOC126873074 isoform X1 yields the protein MDMENKMVVWLVMFLAVSILTEAAIPDPPTSGITTVGSLKIGTAADCAGVVAFSTTQASVDHAKVVFAETLVDKGVGYVAQTGVFITHCPGLYQFSFAGYGSTDLRLTLKKKLNNSDSWRPVVSTGAGGGANLILLDVEAGDHLAVFVDAGKISDGVTFSGYRIAKK from the exons ATGgatatggaaaataaaat GGTGGTGTGGTTGGTGATGTTCCTAGCAGTCTCCATCCTGACGGAGGCAGCCATACCGGATCCACCAACTTCCGGTATCACGACCGTCGGCTCGTTAAAAATAGGAACAGCTGCTGATTGTGCTGGTGTTGTTGCTTTCTCGACTACCCAGGCTTCTGTCGAT CATGCCAAAGTCGTATTCGCCGAGACATTGGTCGACAAAGGCGTGGGTTACGTCGCCCAAACAGGAGTTTTCATCACCCATTGCCCGGGCTTGTATCAGTTCAGCTTCGCCGGATATGGCAGCACCGACCTTCGGCTCACTCTGAAAAAGAAACTGAATAATTCCGATAGCTGGAGACCCGTGGTCAGCACTGGTGCAGGAGGTGGTGCTAATTTGATCTTATTGGACGTCGAAGCTGGAGATCATCTCGCTGTTTTCGTCGATGCAGGAAAAATATCGGATGGCGTCACGTTCTCCGGATACCGAATAGCCAAAAAATAA
- the LOC126873075 gene encoding protein snakeskin, which produces MVSLETIAGIAIKVLKLVINLIILILYRTGYQGEFLGVGGTWNLNEDKNPDAEIVASGVLVGFFIYTSVVLIAYCFGNSSHKKTLVEIIMNFVGTFMFIAVGGTALHYWHGYQSENKFDTIVQERQVGLAVGSLCVIEGAAYLVDLILSVLHFAKSHDEYLE; this is translated from the exons ATGGTGTCTTTAGAAACTATTGCGGGTATAGCGATAAAAGTGCTTAAACTG GTTATTAATCTTATAATCCTGATCCTGTATCGAACAGGATACCAAGGGGAATTCCTGGGTGTTGGAGGAACATGGAACTTGAACGAAGACAAAAATCCGGACGCAGAAATCGTTGCGTCTGGAGTTTTAGTGGGATTTTTCATATACACCAGCGTTGTTCTAATTGCTTATTGCTTTGGCAACTCGTCTCACAAAAAGACACTTGTT GAAATTATAATGAACTTCGTTGGAACCTTCATGTTCATCGCTGTAGGTGGCACAGCACTCCATTATTGGCACGGATATCAATCAGAAAATAAATTCGATACGATTGTCCAGGAACGACAG gTCGGCCTAGCTGTTGGATCGTTGTGCGTTATCGAGGGTGCAGCGTATCTCGTCGATCTAATATTAAGCGTTCTACATTTTGCAAAAAGCCacgatgaatatttagaataa
- the LOC126873074 gene encoding uncharacterized protein LOC126873074 isoform X2 — MVVWLVMFLAVSILTEAAIPDPPTSGITTVGSLKIGTAADCAGVVAFSTTQASVDHAKVVFAETLVDKGVGYVAQTGVFITHCPGLYQFSFAGYGSTDLRLTLKKKLNNSDSWRPVVSTGAGGGANLILLDVEAGDHLAVFVDAGKISDGVTFSGYRIAKK, encoded by the exons AT GGTGGTGTGGTTGGTGATGTTCCTAGCAGTCTCCATCCTGACGGAGGCAGCCATACCGGATCCACCAACTTCCGGTATCACGACCGTCGGCTCGTTAAAAATAGGAACAGCTGCTGATTGTGCTGGTGTTGTTGCTTTCTCGACTACCCAGGCTTCTGTCGAT CATGCCAAAGTCGTATTCGCCGAGACATTGGTCGACAAAGGCGTGGGTTACGTCGCCCAAACAGGAGTTTTCATCACCCATTGCCCGGGCTTGTATCAGTTCAGCTTCGCCGGATATGGCAGCACCGACCTTCGGCTCACTCTGAAAAAGAAACTGAATAATTCCGATAGCTGGAGACCCGTGGTCAGCACTGGTGCAGGAGGTGGTGCTAATTTGATCTTATTGGACGTCGAAGCTGGAGATCATCTCGCTGTTTTCGTCGATGCAGGAAAAATATCGGATGGCGTCACGTTCTCCGGATACCGAATAGCCAAAAAATAA